From the genome of Gracilimonas sp., one region includes:
- a CDS encoding alkaline phosphatase PhoX — MTISRKEFLRQAGAFTLGFSGFQILTNHLSGGRVIPKQALELYGPLLPDPNGIFDLPKGFSYKIISRAGSTMKDGFILPGRPDGMAAFSGGKDKTILIRNHELNPDQSGEGSAFGKDYELASKAETAKIYDAGLENNPAQGGTTTLVFNTKTQEVENEYLSLAGTLRNCAGGPTPWDTWLTCEEIVTRADDRRYAKDHGYVFEVPASTEANLYEAKPIKDMGRFNHEAVAVDPKSNVIYLTEDDSEGLLYRFIPNTPQKMLDGGKLQALVVKDQPGLDSRNWDQQTVQPNKPLAVEWLDMEDIDEDDLRIRGHKAGATRFARGEGMWYGNSAVYFACTNGGRSKKGQIWKYVPSAFEGTSKEADEPGMLELFVEPNDGNIIEHADNLTVAPWGDLIVCEDGGGDNYLLGITPKGEVYKLGRNAVSESELAGATFSPDGSTLFMNIQHDGLTLAITGPWDKE; from the coding sequence ATGACGATTTCAAGGAAGGAGTTTTTACGACAAGCCGGGGCTTTCACGCTTGGGTTTTCCGGATTCCAAATCTTAACCAATCACCTCTCTGGTGGAAGAGTAATTCCCAAACAAGCCCTCGAATTATATGGGCCGCTCCTTCCCGATCCCAATGGTATCTTCGATCTCCCCAAAGGCTTTTCTTACAAGATCATTTCCCGGGCCGGTTCTACTATGAAGGATGGCTTTATCCTGCCCGGCCGCCCGGATGGAATGGCTGCTTTTTCGGGAGGAAAGGACAAAACCATCCTCATTCGAAATCATGAACTGAACCCTGACCAATCCGGAGAAGGCAGTGCGTTCGGCAAGGATTATGAGCTGGCTTCTAAAGCAGAAACAGCTAAAATTTATGATGCAGGCCTGGAAAACAATCCCGCCCAGGGAGGAACTACCACGCTGGTTTTCAATACCAAAACACAGGAAGTAGAAAATGAGTATTTGAGTCTTGCCGGTACACTTCGTAACTGCGCAGGCGGACCTACCCCCTGGGACACCTGGCTGACCTGCGAGGAAATTGTTACACGTGCCGATGATCGCCGTTATGCTAAAGATCATGGTTACGTATTTGAAGTGCCCGCATCAACGGAAGCCAATCTTTATGAAGCAAAACCCATCAAAGATATGGGACGGTTCAATCATGAAGCGGTAGCTGTAGATCCAAAAAGCAATGTAATTTATCTCACTGAGGATGATTCTGAGGGGCTTTTATATCGGTTCATACCAAACACGCCTCAAAAAATGCTGGACGGAGGAAAACTACAAGCACTTGTAGTTAAAGATCAGCCCGGGCTCGACTCCAGAAACTGGGATCAACAAACGGTTCAGCCCAATAAACCCCTGGCCGTGGAATGGTTAGACATGGAAGATATTGATGAAGATGATTTACGCATTCGTGGCCATAAAGCCGGAGCCACCCGCTTTGCCCGCGGAGAAGGCATGTGGTATGGAAACAGCGCCGTTTATTTTGCATGTACCAATGGGGGCAGATCCAAAAAAGGTCAAATCTGGAAATATGTACCCAGTGCTTTTGAAGGCACTTCCAAAGAAGCCGATGAACCCGGCATGCTGGAGTTATTTGTGGAACCCAATGATGGAAACATCATCGAACATGCTGACAACCTCACAGTTGCTCCCTGGGGCGACTTAATTGTCTGTGAAGACGGAGGAGGAGATAATTACTTATTGGGAATCACTCCCAAGGGTGAGGTATACAAATTGGGCCGAAATGCAGTGAGTGAATCTGAACTGGCCGGAGCTACTTTCTCTCCCGATGGCTCTACTTTGTTTATGAACATTCAGCATGATGGGTTGACGCTCGCTATCACAGGTCCCTGGGATAAAGAATAA